The window aagagagacacgatgcagtaggaaagatactacatcAAGAAATGGCAACTTAATTAACACTTATTCATTCTGAAatagtgccatactacaaataccgaccggaaaccatcctggaaaacgaacgctttaaactgtactgggatcgtacagttttgactgataaaacagtccctcacaacaggccagatataatgctagttgataaacatcaaaaggtaGCAATACTCATCaacgtagcaatacccaataacaacaacatgcgtcaaaaagaggtcgaaaaaatttcaaaatatagggacctcgaatatcagataaagcgccagtggggaatgatatcaacgagaactattccaattataatctcaacaacaggagtagtacccaaaaatctcaagagatatcaagcaactaggacttagtgagtatgtatgtaatataatgcaaaaagctgttcttttaggtactgcaaggacggtgagaaaattcctaggaagcgaaggacaggtccaaggatcgcgtgtgaGAGGAACAGAAGTTCGAAGAGAACCAGGGGGatcacaaggaccggacacgaccgggCTCTGCCcttttgatattttaaatatctgggattgagtgaatgttcctcctaGCGTGCCATACTACAGATatcgaccggaaaccatcctggaaaacgaacgctttaaactgtactgggatcgtacagttttgactgataaaacagtccctcacaacaggccagatataatgctagttgataaacatcaaaaggtaGCAATACTCATCaacgtagcaatacccaataacaacaacatgcgtcaaaaagaggtcgaaaaaatttcaaaatatggggacctcgaatttcagataaagcgccagtggggaatgatatcaacgagaactattccaattatcatctcaacaacaggaataatactcaaaaatatcaagagaaatatcaagcaactaggacttagtgagtatatatgtaatataatgcaaaaagctgttcttctaggtactgcaaggacggtgagaaaattcctaggaagcgaaggacaggtccaaggatcgcgtgtaagaggaccagaagttcgacgagaaccaggggggaccacaaggaccggacacgaccgagctctgcccttctgatattttaaatatctgggattgagtaaATGTTCCTCtcagcgaggagtgagaagccgacggcgaggagaaatcctacgcgtataggcaaaagtcgggaatAACAAACctcaacataataataatagagtttatatgccaaaaaaatgtgttacatagataacaaaagacTAGatgagatgtaaataaacattgaaatcccactaaaactaaagttgcGCGTGGGTTTTGCACAGTTAAATTTACAGTATTTCTTATAGTTATTTTATGGATATGATATCTACAATACTTGACTCCTAACCTTTGGACATTTAACCTATTTTAGATACAACTACGAGAAAACAAAATCtaacaataaacaaaatttttaaataatttgtggaTTCACATAATCGAATTGACATTTTATATATTGATCCATACGATAGAACAACAACAGagggcagaaaattgaaaatttttggaatgaggtAAGATATATTTCATTGTCCGATTTTTGTACTACTCAGAGATGTTTTTACGTGATGTTCTTTTTTCATTGCTAGTGAAATGTTCAtgatcaatattattcaataaatatttgtttttgcgTATATGTGTAAGTATGTTATAAAGAAATGTTTGTCTTACATCGCATATTTTTGctagtgaaaaaaataaattagtataggatcccgatatagaacgatcttcaccgagatgcttatttgataaaacgtatttcatattcaatttaacatgtcaatgaatatatcacatatgggttgcctaacaaattctAGTCCAGactaggtttaattaataattaaaaaaaattttttttcgaacatttcaccggtttgcttattagataaattctataccaatcgaaagtatgaagcccacaGAATGTGCAaagttaggttgcctatttttttccggtcacaactctcggttgccaagtataaacaggtcaatctatactagcattttgcaacggtctgactatttaatcaaaatcaatatgattaaagattattttattatgaacacggtggtatagggttgcctgcgaaaaatcagtccagaatcccggttgtcgaattttaaaaagttaaatattgctgcgagttaggacacagcatagcagctgtttgaagtccgtccagtgaaagaaagagattgcgcatgctatttgttcttggaaatgaaaaggatatatgCGTGCATTATTTTGGAgcagataattatcaaaatagatgaatagttatttaattttttttttaatcaattaattatttatgtatgtatattttttatgtgacactgaatgaaaaggatagcgatagactcgtgtatgcgtgcatcattttggagtagttaatttttgaaatagaggaatagtcaattaattatttatgtgtgtatattttttatgtgacactaaagaATCTTTTCCTAAAATAAAGGTTATagtaatacatatataatactaatcttgcaaatttgacctttattattagacgacaaaatgaaaaacaacaattgaaaaaatacttctgtttttcatgaaaaattataaatacaaaaattttttgaaattattcagattCCGAGTCATCGGACATATAACTATGATCTCCAACTTCTGAATCTTCTTCGTCATCATCACTCTCCGTTTCAGTTCTTTCGACAATGTCTTCTATCTTCAAAGGTGTATGATCCCCAATGAATCCTACtggtttaaaatattcatctaagaaCCAACCGCAGTTCTCAGGCTGAAGTTTCACGCATATTGGATCCGTTGCATTAAGCCACATGgaatttacaaaaatagttcgtgaaattttttgaattaatgataTCCAGCATGGTGGTATGGAGTTGGAGTCGAAGCCTTCTATTTTTTCTAAGAAGTGCTCACTGTCTTCTTTggcagaataatttttcataaaaatgcgaTATCTCatgcgaaaataaaacaagattttatttcaaaatttgaacgacaaaaaaaaaggaggaACAAACCGAACAGaaacaaataggatcaaaatagcaaatataaaaaaacaaatttatatatttaaataaacaaaaggatataaatagaaatacaaactaaaatctttcagataaaaataacattaaacaaagaaatgaattactacagttgaacataaaaaaaattattgaaaaatcagtatcaatctgcagtcaaatcatcgtctttaacatccatacataaattttcactatccatcgaatcgagcatattttttgttgGTTGGAAACGACAACAATCACCTATCTCtttaagtccttctttagcatgttataataatgctatattttcatttagaaatctgtttctatttttgttttgatgcggttaatagccgaaaatattctcttgcatttggcattcgaaatctgaaatatgcagccaccccaatttgtcgatgaaattccagttagacatatttttttccactgaatagaataccaaatgtgagataatggtatattttcaacggaagtttacacaccgcctgttttcaatgaggcacccttcggatattccatcattcttcgtatttattctcagccgacagaagttttatgattttattatgtttaagtaggtacgttcttctagaaacacgtagaacgtagaacctcaatgagaatgaacaatgaattgattcatagaaacagtctagacatccgaatttccatattcccaatcgcctcggttatttttttgaaactaccaaaatctactaaaatctaccaaaggatttcttcctactaagaactccatgaaaatgcgaaaaatctactaaaaaagtagatttctactaaatctggtcacactgtatacgagtctatcgctatccttttcatttccaagaacaaatagcatgcgcactctctttctttcactggacggacttgaaacagctgctatgctgtgtcctcactcgcagcaatatttaactttttaaaattcgacaaccgggattctggactgatttttcgcaggcaaccctataccaccgtgttcataataaaataatctttaatcatattgattttgattaaatagtcagaccgttgcaaaatgctagtatagattgacctgtttatacctggcaaccgagagttgtATAGAATtcatctaataagcaaaccggtgaaatgttcgaaaaaaatttttttttaattattaattaaacctactctggactgaaatttgttaggcaacccatatgtgatatattcattgacatgttaaattaaatataaaatacgttttatcaaataagcatctcggtgaaggtcgttctatatcgggatcctatactaGCAGCAACCCCTCCCCAGCTCAATATGGCATATTGAATACGAGATTCCACCAGAGCAAAGTAAATGATTCTCAACTGGTGAATGTCAAGTAATTTActcaaattttcgaatttaaacAGCATACTTCTTAaggtttttgtatcattctcagTGTGAACGTCCCATCTCATATGACTATCTATTATTACACCCAAATATTTGATAGTATCCGTTCTGGAAACATTAATAACCGATTCGTTGTCCCGTATATCGAGGGTGTTGAAATTTGGTAAGTGATTTCTGTAAGCTGTAAAAGTCATAAATTTCGTTTTTTCATAGTTTTTGTCAATAGTTGATTATTAAACCACTCAATTATATGTGGCATATCAGACTCCACCTTTTCCTTCAGGTCATGCCAGTTGTTATCCTCATATATCAAGTGTCAAGATGCCGGAGAGTGCGGATGTCGTGGCAGCCGAGCTAAATAAATAACGAAAAAAGGAACTcgtagattcaataatgagtgcTACATTACCTGAATATGTGACAAATGGAACATTAATTAACTTTGTTAAAGAATTCAGGAAGAAAATTCAACTGAATGAAGGTTTGAATAAACAAGATAAACAACAACAAGAAAATCCAAGAAGTGCAGAGAAAACCgataatttaattttacaaCTTAAGTATTTACAAGAGTTACTAGAAAAGACAAGAGATAAAAACAACATCttgaaacaaaataattgtttattactggaaaaagtaCAATATATGGAAGGAAAAAgtcaaaaatcaacaaaaacgcAAGTAAACATTCAAAAAAAAGTCTCACCAATTTCAATTCACAATGACAGAACAACTGAAAAagcccaagaaaatgataaAGAAACCTCTTTCTATGCGAAGGTTACTTCTGCTACTGTTCAGAAGATGGCAGCACCAGCTAACCTTAAATCGCCCAGACCACAGAATTCTGATGATATGTCATTCTTGGACGATAAACAAACAACACAATGGGTTATCAAAAGAAAAACATCGCTGAAATAACAAAACACCCTAATACAGGACGAAAGCAAGAAGAGGATTTCAAGAAAGTCAATCGTGGAAAGAAAAGACGATTCAAAAACCctgaaaagaatattggaacTGGACAACAAAGTAAAAGATTTCCTGGACAAGAAAGGAAAGTTTGGCTATACATATACAGAGTAAACAGAAATATAACTACCAATATGATCGAAGATTATATATTAACGAAGGAAGGGTTTGATAAACAAACAATTATGGTAAAAGAAATTCCATCTGAATGAAACAGCCTGAAGAGATTTGTGTTAACAGCTCCAATAGCTGAAAAAGATGAGATGTACAAACCAGAATTTTGGCCCTCAGGGGTTGGTATAAAAAGATTTAGTTTTTCCAAACACAAAGAACTTACACAGCAAGGTAAggattttttataagaaaagCAACACAAGTCTGAACTTCACACCCCAACCAAAAATACAAAGACTAAagatacaaaaattgaaaggaAACAAAACTTAACATTGACACATTTAAATATTCAGTTGTTATCAACATCCCTTAATGGACTGGATTTAAAAAAAGAGCTAGCTGATTTCCTGATAATCTGCGAACCATATAACACTCAAGAGTTTTATGAAGTGTGCAGACTACACAAATAATTGAGAAATTTGAGGTTTATTTTCGTTTTTAGAAGTATGTTTCATTGTAATTTCATTAGGTGAATTAAATTTATGACGTCACTCGTACCGCACAATTGTAAATTTGCTTTAAGAAATGaagggattattattattattattattatactacaAGTATCATCTGCAAAGCTGATTATAGTTCCGGTAGTGTTCAAGTTCAGTAAATTATTGAGAAATATCGAGAACAATAGTGGCCCAAGGACAGTACCCTGTGGCACACCAAACTGAACTAACTCTTCTGAactcatttcattttcaacttgtACAAATTGTTTCCTCTGATATAGATAGCTTTCTAATAGATTGTAAGTTGTTCCTCGAACTCCAATATCTTCCAAGGTCTCGAGTAGCTGCGTATGACTCACAGAATCAAAAGCCTTGGAGAGGTCTAGAAATACACACAGACTGGGTCTCCCGTTGTCTATCGCTTTATAAATTTgggatcttcttcttcttcttcttgcttATATGAGCTGGTAGTTCATGTAGGTAGGCGTTTGCCTGTTAATAATTAATCAGCCTCTTCCGACGTAGACGTCCAGCATTCTTTCCAACGTTTCGGTGGTCTTCCCTGGGTTCTCTTCCTCGTGGGTTTGTTCTGCCTTGCTCCTTTCACCAGTCTGTTGTCCGACATTCTCTCTATGTGCTTATTCCAGTATTTTCTCCTCTGCCTCACAAACTTTCCCACGTCTTGAATCCCGCTTCGTTCTCTTAGTTCCTCGTTTCTCACCCTGTCCAGTAAAGTCTTTCCATGTATTCTCCTTATTATCCTCATATCTGTCGTACTCATCATCTGTGTTGTCCTTGCCGTATCTGGTCTTGTCTCCGCAGCATAAGTAATGATGGGTCGGATGGCTGTCTTATATATTCTAACTTTGCTGTTTatgttgagatatttattgcgccATACAATATCCTGAAGACAATCTGATATCCTCGACGCTTTCATTGTTTGATTTCTTACTTCCCGCTTTAGATCTCCGTCGCTAGTGATGTCTGCTCCTAAGTATGTGAACTCTGTCACCTGTTCCACCATCTTTCCATCAATCTCCAGTTTACATCTTATGGGTTCTTTAGATGTTACCATACACTTTGTTTTGGTTGTGTTTATGAGCATATTCAATGATTTGCCTTCCTGGTTGAAAGCGTGAAGTATTCTCTGTAGATCGTCTTCCGAGTCAGAAATCAATACGGCGTCATCGGCGTAGGAGACATTATAAAAATACATATTTCCCATCTTGTATCCCGCTGTTCTTGGCAGTTTTTCTGTTATTTCGTCcataatcaaattaaatatgagAAGGCTTAGTGAGTCATCTTGTCTTAcacctttattcatttttatatcacTGGATAGAAGTCCACCTGTTCTGATGTTCGTTGTGCAGTTTTGGTTTATGTCAAGGATAATTTcaattagtatttttttttttttgtaaatttggGATGTCAAGTTTATAATGGCATCTTGCGTAGATTTGCCTTCTCTGAACCCAAACTGTTTTTTTGATAGCaagttgtttttatttatataatcaTTCAGTCTATTCTTGAgagctttttcaaaaattttcgcgACATTGAATATCAGTGAAATAGGTCTATAGTTTTCAATTacacatttttttcctttttatagagTCGCTTTATAACAGCATCTTTGAGTATAGAAGGATATACACCAGATTTCATCATTTTGTTGATAAGATATGTCATGGGTTTAgcgatttctttttgaatttctttgagAGTTTCGGATTTAATCTTATCAATTCCTGgcgatttctttgatttcaatgaatttataatCTGACATATTTCTTTCTCATCTACAGGTCAAAGAAACATCGACTTTGCTAGATATTTTCTAGGTGGTGGGATAGTAATCGGTTTTTGAATTGATGAAGCCAATTTTTTCCCTACTTCCGCATAGTGTTTATTGATggcattttcaatttcaagttatCGGTCAATACATCGTTGTTTATGATAATTTCTTTGATGGTTGACTTTTTCTTCTTACATTCTATACCATTTATTGTGTTCCAGAGTTGTTTCgagctttttttgtttttttcaatctttGATTTATAATAGTTCAATTTCGTAATTTCCATAATACGATTCAGACGATTGCGGTAATTTTTAAATTCCTCTCCGTAAGCTTCTGGGTTCTcacgatattttttatatagttgattttttgtagttattgatttcataagtGCTTTTGTAACCCattctttcctttttttatcgtcttttttccttttgattctttttgtatatttttctgtCAGTTTACATATACCCTCAATAAAGAATGGAGTAGCCATTTTTATATCTCTCATTTCGTAAAATGTACGCCAATCATACTCGCATAATTCGCTCCTTAAGTTCTTGTAATCAATGTATTCAACATAGGATTCTATTGGAGCCTGTGTAGGTTCCGACTCAATAGGCATTTTCAAGATTTGAGTAAAATGATCAGTGATATGTGAGTGTACAATTATTGGCCTACACTTTTCCTTGAACTCAGGTGTtttacatttcaaaaaaatatgatcaATACACGAAGCAGGCGTACCTTGTACACTAGTATCTTTGTTTATCATCgattcaaaattgttttcacTCAATATGTTCAGATACTCCGATACAATTTCGTCATCCTCAAGTCCGATATTTATGTTCATATCACCGACAATAATATGGTAATCTGATGTTTTTTGTCTTGATTGTTCCAGGTAAAGTTTGAGTTGATCCAGAAATAGTATTACGTTCGTGAAAGGAGGTCTATAAAGAGCTGTGAttattagtttctttctgttacGAGTATTGATTTGAGTTTCTATTGCTTTGCATTTATCAATGTGGATAATGTTCGTTACGTATTTAGAATTTTCCCTTATATATACAACAACACCATCGTTTTTATTGACATCTTCTCAATTGTAAATAGTCACGTAACcatttttctgaagaaattaaTATCTTGAATCAACCAAGTTTCTGTCAAAATGATATAATCGAATACTGTATCAGTTTCGCATAAATATAAATCGAATTCATCAATATTCTTTGCTATGCTTCTAATATTCTGGTGTACCAAAGAAAAAGTTTTGTTATTTCAAGAATCAACAGGGTAGTCCAATATACTGCACATTTGCTCGACCTCGATTGTATTGACTGTCTTGAATTCGCAATCTCTAAAGTACTGATCCATAGtgattatataatatattaaattACAAATGAAGTATTAGATAGTAACCCAGTATAAAACAGTATTATATATAGATAGAACAAAAATCAGTAATGGCTTACAATTATGatgataaaatattaattttttttcttttttataataattcaacaacaataataattgaaatgtaTATTTTATCTATTTCTTTATTGAGTACCTACTTTGATTCTTTTCCAATATGCAATGTAGACGAATCAGAACGAAGTTTCATAATtttatccaatttttttggtttttcttgAGTTCGATTGATACGCTTTCTTTCGAAGCCACTAGTGAGGTTCGTAGCTGTTCCACTGGAGTTTCGGGCTATAGGAGCAGTTTATGTGTCGGTGTGGCAAGGGTACTATTTGTCTTCGGTAAGTCTTCGTCTTCTTCAATTCTTAGTAACTCTTCAATAGTAAACTCATTTCTATTTACAACTAACTTATTCCTTTTAATGAAGCAATTCTTTTCTCCTTTCTCTCTTTATGCCAACAGGTGTCTTCTCAAAATTCAGTATTCTTCTTGTTCTTTTATTGTGATATTATGTACGATGGAAATACCAGAACCTTTCAACTTCTTAAAATTTTGTAGGACATTCTTTGAGTAggaaatgaattcaatttcaacAGGACATTCTTTAGTTTTTCCTAAGCGGTATATGTTATTGATATCTTTGTAAGTAATATCAATCTCAAGACGGTTATTTAGTTCTTGAAGAACATGTTCTACTGAAACTTCCTCGTCTAAGTCTATTCCAAAAATGACAATATTGTTTTCTTTACTACCTTTCTCAAGAAATTCAACCTTATTTCTCAAggagaaattttctttttccaaaTCGTGGACATTTGTTTTGAGATTTTCGATTGTCAACAATAGCCTAGTTTCACTTGCCTTTATtgcatttttcaattcttctttattttttggatttcatctattatttttttaacgGCAGCGTCTTCCATAATTTTGGTTGTTTCAATTATCTATAGTGTATGAACGCCTTTAGTTATCGAGATAGCTGTGTTCTTCTTTGCAGGATTTATCGCAGCTGTTCCTTTTTTTTGCCGAGTACGTCGTTCTCTGATAATAcgtatgaatatttcaaataattatatttcaatgctTTTTCATGAATTGAGTCAAATGATTTCTCAGCCTTATAATGTTTTCTGTAGTACTTACGTGAGTATAaaatttggttattttttaagCAAAGATTCCACTATTTTAGTTCACTTTTACACAGCAATATTGAAGAACATCTGTATGCGAAGACTTATCTATTTATTATATAGatataaattattaaatatatatattattatatagatATAAGcatttatcaacttttccgatAGAGTAAGCTGACTTTTCGACATTGGTTTGGTTATGTGATATTATTAGGGTCTCAAAGAAGAGGTACCGTTGTATCGATACTTTCCTTCAACTACAGCTGTTAAAATTTGGCCGAGATTTGTGTCACTCTAATTCTATTCTAATGATTACAGTGacttattgaaataatttttatgtcCCTTTTCTTGATTTTCAGTATTTAATAATTCATGAACGAATAATGAAGAGGAAAAACTTTTTATTAATCACAAGTACATTTAAAGTCTATTGCACAATAAGAAACAAAGTAACAAATGTAATacaccagaaaaaaaaacagtgatgAAACAAACAGAGACTCTTCTTTAAGTTGGTTTCCGAAAATCTCTAACCAATGATGAACGAATTGTTTTTTATCCATTAAAATcgctattattttatttcttgttaTCAATGGAGGTGGTGTAAAATTTCCTGGAAAGCTCATGGTATCCACAGATAGGGCGTCAGACATTTCAGATCCTTTTCTGAAGCTGCTAGAGTCATTTTCATCATTAACAGATACCTTTTTCTTGGCTGGAATAACATCATTGAATTTGTTGGAGAAGTCACTTATGCGATGACTCCAGAAAGACGTTCCAGGAGGTACAGATGAAAGAGATTCAACACTTTCACTCAGATCGTAATCGAAAATGTTACTCATCACTTTATCCGATGTCATCGCCATCGATCTGGAATCCCAGTACTGAACGATACCGTCGTACTTCCAGTTTTGTggtttttcatcaatttcattgattttaGATGTTGCGTTTTTTTCCGGAACTAATGTTAAATCTCTCTCCACCTTTTCTTCCATATCATTTCCTATGTTAGCGATTATGAATAAATCATCCTCTTTTATAGTAGACGAATTACCTGGATTCAGACTTTCATTTTCTACTAGAAAAACAGATTCTCCAAACTCAACCTCATCTTGAGTTATTATGGTCATTGTTTCTTCCTCTATCTTTGACAATATAATATTTGTAATTCCTTTCATCTGATTTTTTTCTACAACATGGTTTTTGAATAAACTTTCATCTGTATGATGGGATGATATggcaaatatattttcttctgatgttgctttgaaattttttttcatgtcaaattcaGCATCGGTATTTTCTACCACTTGATCACATGGTTCAATTTTGAGAGGTGGATAGATTTTCAATTGA is drawn from Harmonia axyridis chromosome 7, icHarAxyr1.1, whole genome shotgun sequence and contains these coding sequences:
- the LOC123684102 gene encoding uncharacterized protein LOC123684102, translated to MERKKYSLDKSTQVYPKDLVSDRREVCCANTTCSMHIPLNSIMPSDVHISDIQINASLLLPLEKTISEKREVFDHEFSVNPNEDDGVETREFVHMKEDVFESRLSMSEDGIQCHTVGIDVLSNTKSLNNVKIEMDENNERNIDSDKDIDQLKIYPPLKIEPCDQVVENTDAEFDMKKNFKATSEENIFAISSHHTDESLFKNHVVEKNQMKGITNIILSKIEEETMTIITQDEVEFGESVFLVENESLNPGNSSTIKEDDLFIIANIGNDMEEKVERDLTLVPEKNATSKINEIDEKPQNWKYDGIVQYWDSRSMAMTSDKVMSNIFDYDLSESVESLSSVPPGTSFWSHRISDFSNKFNDVIPAKKKVSVNDENDSSSFRKGSEMSDALSVDTMSFPGNFTPPPLITRNKIIAILMDKKQFVHHWLEIFGNQLKEESLFVSSLFFFLVYYICYFVSYCAIDFKCTCD